The DNA segment TTAGTGACACCATACTCTCACTGATACGAGAAAGACACGGATTCGAGTCTTCTCCACCCCCAATAAATAATAATACCACAGTAGTGTCGCGGACAAACAACGTCCATATTTTCTCATACACGTTTAGAATGTGGTGTAGGCATAGTTTAATGTCCAAATCCAGGAATAATGATGATTTCATATGCCGACATGATGATAAAGAGTAAAGTACGTAAATTCCCCTTTGATATTAAACGTGTTTTTTCTACCTACAAACGACATGGTGTTTGTTGTCACATTCCCATCTACCACCACCAATTATCACACCACATTAAACTTAAAGCTAGCTACACGTCCCATTATCCCAATCCAAAATCAGATCTTTTataatttgtgattttttttaaatataaatcatcaACATTCTGATTAATTTCTTTCATCAATATCTCGAACAATCAACCATACAAGGGCatctttgaaatattttttaaccaTTTATGTCATAGTAAACAGAGTCGAAagtatttttcatatatataataatagaatCTGCCGTCGTTACTATACGATGCATGTGCACGTAAAACACTCTCAACTCGAACTATTCATCAATATACAATCGATCACTCCTTTTAAGTGAAATACACAACTTCGATACGGATACGGATAcagaaaaattttaagcatgTGTACGAAACAAACCTTCCCAGGTATATTCTGAAAATTCTCGCACGTTGCGATTTGCACGTGAATAGTTTTATAAAGGATCGGAGTGGGAAGTCTTCGAGTTAACTGTTAAATCGTTCATAAACTTATAATTACTTAAGAATATTATTTGATGCAAAACATTATGTTAACagaaaattaacaaattaatcaaCGCAAACAACGGAAATCCAAAAGCTgaccataattaattaaatcaacagGGTGACTGACTATTATTGAAATCTTGAGGAATTAGCCTCCGTGAATGAAGACGAAACGTACTCCCTCACCTCCCTAGCAATCACATTCCTCATCACATCCCAAAACCCCACCGGCACGTTCTCCATCCCCGCCCTATTCTCTTCCATCGCAGCGCCTCCTCCCATACCCGGTGGCGCTAACGACAACGCCGTCATGGGATCATATTCGTCAAAACAGTAGCTTGCAGAACCCATATTCCTTTCAACTTCCTTCGCCTCACCCGTGATCTGTTTCTGTTTCTGTTTCTGCAGATATCTCCTCTTCAAAGTCGAATTCCAGTGGTTCTTTACAGCATTATCGGTCCGACCAGGGAGAAGCCGCGCAATGGTGGCCCAGCGGTTCCCGTACTTTTCGTGAGCCTCCAAGATGGTCTCGTCCTCCATGGGTGAGAAGGGCCGATGCTCCACATCTGGGCTGAGCTGGTTGCACCACCTCAGCCGGCAAGATTTCCCTGACCGGCCTTTTATGTATTTGCTGATCAAAGACCAGTTTCGTGGTCCATAGCGTTCCACCAATCTGGTCAAAATCTTGTCTTCCTCCGCACTCCAGGGACCTTTAATCCTCTCGGACTTGTCGCCATCTGGCAGAGTCTTGGTCCCGTATGAGTCCGATGATGAGTCCGAGGAAGAAGAACTCGTCGATGAACACCGGTTAAACCTCTCCATGTTCGAAAGTATTTTGttggtttattaaatatatgtttGAGTGGTGAGTAGAACAAGTGGAAGAACACAGAGTGAGGAGTTTATATAGTAAAAGGATGCATGCATTTTGGGGGTATTGGTTTTTTAGGCCAAAGGTAGAATACATACAGGAGGTTAGTTCCTCGAAACTGCCTTCTGTAAAGTAGCTTGGTGTGAATCATggatattaaattatattatatataataaatttcttttttaaaatattaatttggaGCAATCTTTATTCATGTGGCGAAAACCATATTAAATGAATCGATTATATTCTTTGAATGTAAATATTAGGATATTTTCCAAATTggtgaaaaataaatatgacgCCAATTTAGGGCATAAATTTgagcatttatttatttaaaatgtctTGTCAGTTTTTGGTGTATCCTTGAACGACATCGACGAAAGTTTCGATTAATTATTCTGCGATATAAAGACATGATCTTGTGTGAATCTTTAAGGAAGATACAATGTCAAATTATGAGATCCTCGTCCatcatatttataatatgcTGTAATAATTTAcatatgtcaaatatattaccTACATAGCATATATCATAACGTACATTGTCCCCATTAATTATCTAACTCGACTCGAAGTCattcttaaatatattattcCAATCAATTTGtataacatatatatgtataatattctTATCtcgtttaaattttttttttaaatattattttttatgacgtGAGAACCTACTGTTGTTACGCTTCAGTAAACCACCGGACTAACTCAATAGCCAGATAAATTGCAAACTATGTACGACGTGCTCAACTAAAAAAGTATCGATAATGAAAATCGTATTACAGACAAGTGATCATATATTCACATTGGTCTAATTATATGGACAACTCTCGAGTCTAAGGAAGATTAATGTGATAGAGTCAATTGATGAATCTGAACATATTATCGATAAGACAGAATGAAATGAATAATTGTGAATACCAAGCAGCGGATGAGGTCACTGGTTGGCTAAACAAATTTGGGATTTTGTACCTGCGGATGGAAGTTGTCGTAAACTGGCTATGTTTTGTCCCTGCGGATAAGATGACAAATCAGGACAGACAGCATTATTTGGAAAACTTTAATTAATGTAACAAAGTAAATTAACCGTGTGGTTAATTAAACCAATATTTAGGTTCATTGAATGGAGATGGAGAGTAATATGTCTGTTAGTCTAGATTCAAAGTTTAATAATTGGGGGGGCAAATTTTCTGATATTGTCCTCTGCCCGTACAACAATGAACGATGTTTCTTCAAcattaagataaaaaaattaatgtttctgaattttatttGCTTTCAGTGTTATCTTACAAAGGATTCTTTGAATGGGGATTAAAAATCCACggttaaaagaaagattcggAAGCCTACCAgactttctttatttatttctcTTACGAGTAGGGGCAACATCAATTGTCACTCGTAATCAATAGTCGTTTGTTTTCCTACGGAGTTTATTTCAATCTTTTTTTGCATTATAATCAAATTAGATTTAAGAGGATGTGAGAATGGATTATAAATATATTCGAAAATCCACATACATGATAGTGATTTTTCTTCCAATCTTTTAAAAAACTCGGtatattaaatgtttttaatcaaaatattttaacatacgTCGATGATTCGAAAGTCATGTGACACCAAGATCTCAAATCTAGAACTGAAATATCTCTCGGCGGCTACTCTAACCTAAACCGTGTAACTTAATTTTATAGTGTGCATTTCTAtgaatatattttcaaattgaatGGTGAAAATGGGAAACATGATGAATTTAGGGTGCAAGTAAGGATGAAAATAAAGTATGATTCAAATGTTTAAAACATGACAGTGAAGACAAAGCTGTCATCACAATGGAAAAAAGGCGATTTCAAAAGAAAGCCAAGAAAACGTCAAGTGGGGTGCCACCGCTTTTTGACTACTTTGCGTCCCTTGCACTTACAGCTGTGGGAGGGGTTAGAGTCCTCATGTAGGCCGGGGGAATCAACGGCTACGATCGTCTGTAGGCAATTGCAAAAGGTGTATTTTGGCCATTAATAATTTAACCAGTTTGGGGATGACTTCAACGGCTTCCACGTAATACGGGACCCACCACAGCCTGGCAGAATCTCACGTGATTCGAGTCCTCGATTTTCGTTTGACTTTCACCCCATTCCGGGCTCCACTCGCcgtatttgattttatattgcCTGTTCCATATATTTTTGTTGCTATTTGTCtgtttttttccataaaaaaaaaaaaccaattttcaacccaaaaaaatatgtgatttatttcattttgtttCAATAATTAATACACATTACTTTTTAACTTGTAGTAAGGGATTGACTTAACATGAATTCTCCTAAAAAACCAAGGACGTCGAACTAACCTTCTTTCCATTCTGTTTCGATTAGACCTTGAAAATATACATGCTAACATTTTAGTAGTCGATGTGATTGTTATTGAATCAAATAATAAGACGTCCGAAAAATGAAActcgataaaaataaattaattcatgGTTTTTCTAATaatgcaaaataaaattttgtaaggACAATTTCCTGTTTCATTTATTCGATGCAGTGATACTTCCGTATCGATTTTAACATCTTAAAACAAGGtcgaaaataaatatatctgTATATCTGGTGTCACCCTCgttgatatttaaattttgtatataTAGAGTATGCAATATTCTGcatactttaaaaataattaaatgacatATCAGgatttaattttctatttgtGAAGCTGAATTTAAAATCCATTGTTTTAATAcatatttgcaatttatatAACAACAAATGAATGATGAACGAGCAAACGCGCGCCAGCCACGTTCCCGTGCACCAAACAGCCACCATGGCACGGAAGTCTTTCGACACGTGTCTGCATATAATTGGTTAGGTTAGAGCAGCTGCAGTTGGGCAGTTGCTAGCATTACAGGCTGTCAGAGTACCATTCCACCGACCGCCGAACGGCACGGTCCAAATCCAAACACCAAATCCACTCCAATAATAATAAGGCAGGCATACACccttttcaagaaaaattaaataagtcGTCAATACATAATAATtgtcattaatttatttatatattggtTTGTTAagacttttttttataattaataatagcATCCTaagacccaaaaaaaaaaacaatatcaaTTTGTTATAATACAAGGTTGTATTATTAACATAACATTAAACAccgtcataaaaataataatggaaaTCGGTCTGTCTCCAACTTTTGTGTTTATAATTGACAATGAATGACTCCCCCTTGTGTTTCCCGCTGACTATATACGATTGCCTTTTTTGGGTGCAAGAATTTGCatttattttggaaaaatcaCAATTTATAGACAAGAATGTGGAGTTCATAGTTCCGGTATATATATAGGAGTGTTATATCGTatcgtaccgtaccgaaaatcaTATACtgtatatcgtaccgaaaattacgatataaaaaaattcataccgataccgtaccgaattTTTCGATATAATATAACTAGCATAacgattataccgaaattgtacggtataccgaaatttcgatACGGTATCGATATATACCGTTATATACctaaaaaaaccttacattttaaatcttttttataaatttattgttttaaaataatatatattttaaaatttttgtatatttttcggtattccggtatataccgaaattttcaaattgcacaccgctaccgtaccgaaaaattcagttttgttaccgtaccgtaccgaaatcatcgggataccgaaaattcggtaaattcagcatttttcgatacggtaatctcgatatatcgaaaattcgatattttttcccGTTAGCGATCATACTTTATAGTCTAATATGTGCAATCTAGTCGATGGGAAGTGAATTATTGTAATGAAGTTCATGAGCTAGGATGTTTCCTAGTCTCCTTCCTTAATcgattttataatatttctaGTCTTAAAAAAAACTAGACAAGCGACTGACAAATTAAAGTCTTATCTATTATATGGATGTATTTCAACTATGTTTTCTGcctctcttttttgttttttaaagaaaaattatgtTTGTTCACTGTTGGCTGTCTGGCATACAAATTCCTATTTGATTTCATTATTATTGCTCTAGATGTCTAAGATGATAGATTAATGGTGAAAATCGATGCTAAATGCATGAGCGAATTAGTAGAAGGATATCgtatatatgagtttgattatTATAAAGTATCTTTTAGCCCCATTATTTTCACTTTTTGGATTATTCTACAATAACTTACATTTCAAAAATTTCGAATCcatctaaattaaaaaaattgagaaattatatgGTTGGtcttataatttgtaaactttccATGTTTGTGAATATTATCGGTCAATTCTCTAATTTGTATCGTTTTtcagttttaattaattttcgcTAGAATGCGAATATGGTGTTGGGCATATAAGCAATATAAACGAAGAAAGTATTTAGTGATTTTTTCCTAAATTTTTTCATGTGTTGGGCTTTGtcttaaatgaaaaaaaaaagaccaaaCCAGTAAATGATCCTAAATTTACAGGCCCAATAATAAAGGAATCAAGTACatgcaagaaattaatattagtTCTCAGAAAGAAATAACGACTAAAATACGACATCAATTAATATCGGTGTGCAATTAAGGATGTATATAGATCCGATTTCTATGGTTTTGATTTCATCGAAATATagaaatctatatatttgaTTCGATTTAAGAATTTTTTCTGACTAAAACAGAATATGCAATGTTGGTCTGATTTTTTTTCCCCTTATTTCTAGAGTAGTTTTCTTGATACTGATAGGAAAATGAACTTGGTTAGGGAAATTTAATTCAGTTTAATTTGGTTGAGgttttgttgagtttttagtttaaaaataaatgagATCTATTTgtccatatattttattttttgtttgttatttaattgttgcaatattatattaatttgaaGCTTCAAATGATTAGATTATTGCTACACAAGATAAAATTCAGTGCAAACTGGAATCATGCAATACCAACATCCCATTACATATATAGttatgaaagaaaaatattctCAAATATTCTATTTTACTCTCACAAAGAAGATACTAAGTTCTTGCCCTGATGCACCTTCAGGATTGATCATGTAAAACGACTCAGAATCCTTCGATCCAACAACCCTATCGAACCTGGCTCGGATATACGTCAACTGGCCTTCTTCTGCTCGTTCCTTCTCCCACAGGCTCGGCAGAACCCCGGCCCCCATGGAAACTCCTCTCAGAAGATTCATAACATGTATTTCATCATCGCTCATATTCTTCCTCCTAATGGAGCACCCAAGTTTTCTGCCGTTGCAATAGACAGCCCACACGAATTCTTCCATGAGCTTCTTCTTGCGGGTTTTTGTCTCGCTTTCGATGGCAATTCGTAGCACGTCGGACGCCATTTCTCTGTGAAACACAGCGGTTGACATGGGGAGTTC comes from the Primulina huaijiensis isolate GDHJ02 chromosome 8, ASM1229523v2, whole genome shotgun sequence genome and includes:
- the LOC140983129 gene encoding transcription factor MYB1-like, which produces MERFNRCSSTSSSSSDSSSDSYGTKTLPDGDKSERIKGPWSAEEDKILTRLVERYGPRNWSLISKYIKGRSGKSCRLRWCNQLSPDVEHRPFSPMEDETILEAHEKYGNRWATIARLLPGRTDNAVKNHWNSTLKRRYLQKQKQKQITGEAKEVERNMGSASYCFDEYDPMTALSLAPPGMGGGAAMEENRAGMENVPVGFWDVMRNVIAREVREYVSSSFTEANSSRFQ
- the LOC140983510 gene encoding protein MIZU-KUSSEI 1-like; translation: MNILFPFHQMAENPALLSNILRRATLPTATKPSKSNLLGGGLFRIFKLLPMLTAGSKMAALLVSIHRKPLLADKATTITLFGYRKGRLAIAIQENPHQPPIFLLELPMSTAVFHREMASDVLRIAIESETKTRKKKLMEEFVWAVYCNGRKLGCSIRRKNMSDDEIHVMNLLRGVSMGAGVLPSLWEKERAEEGQLTYIRARFDRVVGSKDSESFYMINPEGASGQELSIFFVRVK